The nucleotide sequence GCGGCGAGAGGTCGGGATGGGGCGGGGAGAGAGGTGGCCATGGCCCGTGGGGTCAGGGAGAGAGCGAGAGTGAAACGTAAACAAAAGGCAGATGAGTGAGCGACAGGGACGGAGAGATGGATACCTGAGCATGGAGACGCGGTGGGCGGCGTGACGGCCGAGCTTGCGGAAGttccccatggcggcggcggcggcggcggcggcaggagcggAGACTGGCCGGCGGTCAGCGATCAGACGGGTCTGCCAGGCTCCGTTTGTCTGGTTCTGACTGTGTGCTTCAGTTATGGGCCTCCAGGGCCCAAAATTAGGACGTTGTTTAGGCCACAATTTCTAACAAGGCCTGTGCTATTGTACAGCcgcttttctaaaaaaaaggttttctctaaaaaaacaaaaaataagtgTAAGACTATTTGCTCTCACTCCACATCCACTACCATCACATTGATTTGCAACTCTGGAAATTGAATCACTTCAAAAATAATTGGCAGTTGAATTGAACAAGCAGCTTAGGATTATCACACTGATTTGCAACTCTGTACTCTGGAAATGAAAATTAACAGGGGTATTTACTAGTATGCTTCTAGCAACCAAAGTGGAAGAGCAATAAAAGTTGTTTGATATTGTTTTTTAGCTGCACAAATAGTCCCGTACTTTTTTTTTTCATACATTAAACAATCTGTTGTTTGATATTGTTTTTTAGCTGCACAAATAGTCCAGTACTTTTTTTCACACGTTAAACAATCTGTCATATTTTTCTCAAATGTCATAACCATGAGTTGCGCAACGTCTTCATTCCAATTCAGTAAATATGATAGAGATCACCAGTCTGCTAGTAGTACAATAAATTGCTGTTCCAAAGGCAATCAACCCCCAGTAATCTGCTAGTAGTATAGTAAGTTCGCTGTTCATCTCAGCCAAGTCTCCACAACTGCAGCAGCTGCAAGATCCCCAGGCAACCTGCTTGCCCACCGAATTTTGCGAAACAATGGCAGCTGAGTTGAACCTATTTCTTTCACGCCCGTTTCTTCATGCCCGCTTTTCCCAGCTTGGACTTGCGCTGCTTGAACACATGCAGGTACAGCTTCAGCCACAGAAGCGGATAGCACAGCAGCACACCCTGTCACCGCAGTTTGCCGGTAAGTAATCAAGTGAACATTATGATAAAACAGAAGCAGCAGGGGTGCAGGGTGTATCCAGTCTCACTGATCCGACATCGACGTACCACAAGAAATGAATGGTAGCTCATGGAGAACTTAGCAAAGAAGCCTGAGTAGAGGTCCCTCTCCTTCACAAATGGAAGAGCTTGGTACATAGTCCACACTGCATGCAGATATAGCAAGGAGAGTAGAGCAGCACAACAGTGGATTATCAGATTAAGGAAGATTGTTTTTATGGGCACAATGTGGTGCGAAAGAGTTTCTGAGCTTACTTTCTCCTGGTCCTACCCCAATTGGATACAGTGGGATAAAGGCAGTGTACCTACAGGTAGGAAGTTGTTTGAGATAAAGCTGTATCTGAGAACTGAGGTGCAATGGTGGTCTGAAAAACCAGAGGGGAGCAGAAAAAATTGTGAACTGGAAGTAATTCACATAGGATATGACTATTTTACAGTAGGCAATCCATTTTATAATCGCAAATAAAAGAGATTCTATGTACTAGTTCTTTCAAGAAATAATGAGGTCTTCTTCTAATCAGTTGAGTTTACGCCGTGAGTATACTTTAACATGTTTGCACCGAGCAATGACTCATAAGATAGGGCAGCATTTATAATGAAAACAAAATATAAATGTGAGGATTGACACTGCTAAGCGATGGAACCTGAGGTAAGTCATCCATGCTGGACAAACTTTTAACGTAGTCAGAGCATAGTGAGAGTATCGAATGACCTGCAACATGACAACAACATATTAAGCGTGGTTCAAAAAAGTGGACCTtacgaactactccctccgttcctaatataattatttttagagatttcaatagagactacatacggagcaaaatgagtgaatatatactctaaaatatgtctatatacattcgtatgtagtccgtattgaaatatctaaaaagacttatatttggaacggaggaagtatatcttGTGAAGATTCTGAATAAGGGCCATTTTTCTACCACTAATTATTCCTAAAGATACCACATGCTACTATGCTTGCTCATCCGTATTTCCTCAAAAGGTAATCGCCGGTCTATTTTCTCTTAACAACTGAACATAATCAGGTTAACACATTGAGAAAAAAACTTTATGGACAGAACAACCCTTCACAATGACACTTTTTTGAACACACTCTTCACAATGACACCATTAATGCTGACATTAATAGCAAATTAGCTTAGCAACAGATATATGGGTTCAGAGAAGAATcaaagttgtactccctccgtccggaaatactcgtcggaggaatggatgtatctagatgtatcttagttttagatacattcatttttatgcattcctccgacaagtatttccggacggagggagtatattaacATGCTTTCAGAACAGTAACTGATAAAAAGTGAGAAAACGAGAAGTGATTCTGCCACACACCTCAGATATGCTCCAAGCCATAAACGTTATGAACACAGAGAGACTGCCCTGAACCTGCATTTGCAATAGCAGATTgaacttatcagccaaactctacAGAGCTGAAATATAGGACGAGCGAAGGAACTTGTTAAGGCCGTTGGTTGGTGCGTTCAACCCACCTCAGGGATTTGCCGGAGAAGGGCGAGGATGAAGTGAGTCCTCCCTCCCCATTGCAGGAAAGCAAGAAACGGCGAGGTGGGCACCAATCCTGAACAACCAAAAGGGCCAACGATGCAGAGTCAACTCACATCGCCAAAAGGGGAAAAACCAGGAGAAGACGAAATTAAGCCTAGCTAGCAGTGCATCCTCTCACCGACGGCGGCATGGACGGTCTCAAGAACCGCGCAGGTCTGCAGAAAGCCTACAGAGACGGCAAGAAAATGTGGAGAAGAAGTTATCAGTCCACACCACACGAAATTCAGAATTCAGATGAGAATAGAAATTAAGGGGAGGCGGGAGGGCGCACGCACATatgaggtcgccggcggcggcgtaCGCGGGGCGGACGGAGACGGGAGGGGCGAGGCAGGGGAGGAGACGGAGCAGGGCGACGGACCTGAAGTTCGACGAGGAAGGGGACCGGGAGACGAATTAGTTAGTACGGGCGGGAAGGAATTAGGCGATTAGGGAATtcaactgttgctgctgctgctgcagctggGAGGTGGTTTGGTTACCATCCGATGGCCTGCAGGGAGTTGTAGGCGAGGAGGTAGAGCCGCGACGGGCGGGCCATGGCCGCTGCCTTGCTTCCTTCTCGCCGCTGGCTGGCGAACCTCCCGAGGCGGGGAGACGCTTCGTGTTGGAACAGAGAGGGTTTGTCCTAGGATACCAGAAGTGGCTAGTATTGACGGAGTTCTGTGGCTGAGGTTCTGAGCCGTCGTCGCTCCTCGTCTGTACTCAAGTGGACGGGAGGAATGAAGAAGGGCGATGATGCCTTTTGGCATAATTTGACCAACAAATGGGTTGAAATTTGACATTACAGTTTCAGGGTATTTTTAAATCTGTTCGGTCAAATTGTGCGAAACCTTTCCAGAATAATAAATACTCCGTATATATTAGTGTTGATTGCAAACATGTTGTCAATAGCCACAACATGGGATACACCTTGCCAATGGCTTCTATTCCCCCTGTGCCAAATTGGTGAAGACAACTCAATGTTTGGACGATAACAAGAAATCTTACTTCACAAAGTGCCAAGAATCCACAAGAAAGGTTGTTGAGAGAGCTTTTGGTGTGCTGCAAAAATGCTTTGCAATTGTCTGTGGGTGCGGCATTTTAGCTCTCGGGTGCACCTGCACTCGTGGGTGAACATTAAAATGAAAATaatagcaaaaaaattcaaaaaaaaattgatagaAGATGTTTAAGTGCGTGATGTCCGTGCCAAAATTCATCGTGTCTGGACATCCGAGTAGCTCTCAACAAACAAGTTTGGATTTTGCCCGAACATCACGCACTCGAACATCTTCCATGCAAAAAAAGTtcggatttttttgattttttttctatctttttttaatttactgttcacctTGTGCAGATGAGCCAGGGCTCATAATTGAATATTCATTGTTTGTGGCCTGTTGAGTGTTGAAACCCTAAGATACTATGGCATATCATGACAACATGTATATCTTACACAACATGATCATCAAGGATGATAGAGAAGAGTGGGAGAACTATCAATAAATCCATGGTGATCTCACGAACATCAACAAAAAAAACAAGATTCAGAGATTCCTCGCAGCCCATTGAAGGATCGAGGACCAAGAAGCTCGTCACTGTGACCATCTCCAAGATGGATCTTTTTGACCACTTGTGGGCAGTTCACGACAAATGATTGTTATTACTTCTATCATGTTAATTGGATTATTACCTCATTTGAACCGTATTGTGTGCTTGGATTTGAAATTTTAATTGTAAAAACATTGAGTTTTAAATGTTGTTGAAACATGTGCATTAGATTTATGAAGTTTGAATGAATATGTTGTTCAAATCTAAGTTGGAATGGAGTTCATATGCAAAAAGATGGAAGAAGTAACAAAGACAAATTTATAGGGGCTTTAGTTTCAGGAGAAGTGCTAGGTGCTACACATTATAGGGGTCGTTTGGGGAGTTAAGTTTTTGAGGAAGGGCTAAAAATGCTCTTAGGTCGGTTcaatggtgttggggatataactattgagtataaaccgcccaggaggggccggtttaccctcaaccgtattgaagcccatgaagattcagaagatggcgttttactatgaagcttagaggcccggatcccaaaggcggattagggcccataatagcaaaccgccatggttatgtaaacttgtgttgtaagttaggaaaggagagaccgagccggacccttgcatgagtcggcctcgggactctgtagaccggccgagcgtcaacctgtgtatataaagagacgacccggcagcggttcagggacaacagacaacaactcgaggctcaggcaaagcatatttgctccctgatcctcgaaacccaatcaatcccatcacaactagacgtaggcttttacattcatcgaaggggccgaactattatataactcccgtgtcccttgttcggtttaaccccttcaagctaacccgtagcgatggctccacgactaagtcctttcatgaggacatctgacgtgttaattccacgatagttggcgcccaccgtggggctatcgcacgatggtgtcgagttcttgaagggctgctctgaaggacttaaggggtacgtggtcggccggatgaccaagagtcgtcgcgggaagctctacatcgacgacgaaggatgGGGCCTCGAGggcggctcaatcgagtacgggtaccgggtcccctttggcggaattcatgttttcattggcaagatcggtgaaccgggccctgagccggacatctacaccgacctcgttgagacggctcagcgtgcaagccctgcccgggtgAAACCCGCCATGAAGCATGCATTCGTAGGATGTATCCATGgaatcggatctgaaccggtgtctgaaggcgAGACGGTTATTTTTTCCGATGACgagtcatccactggtgaaaccgagtccttgtaccaagttcatgatggtgtgttcaaaggatattccgatggcaacggtattccggacctccttgaaccgccaagtcgggttgctgttttcatggccggaacacaacccactgagggagtcctggactagggtgtgtccggatagccgaactatcatcatcaccggactccaagattatgaagatacaagattgaagacttcgtcccatgtccggatggaactttccttggcgtggaaggcaagcttggcgatacggatatgtagatctcctaccattgtaaccgactctgtgtaaccctagccctctccggtgtctatataaaacggatggctttagtccgtaggacgaacaacaatcataccataggctagcttctagggtttagcctccttgatctcgtggtagatctactcttgtaacacacatcatcgatattaatcaagcaggacgtagggttttacctccatcaagagggcccgaacctgggtaaaacatcgtgtcccttgtctcctgttaccatccgcctagacgcacagtttgagaccccctacccgagatccgccggttttgacaccgacattggtgctttcattgagagttcctctgtgtcgtcaccgataggctcgatggcttcttcgatcatcaataatgacgcagtccagggtgagaccttcctccccggacagatcttcgtattcggtggctttgcactgcgggccaattcgcttggccatctggagcagatcgaaagctacgcccctggccgtcaggtcagatttggaagtttgaacttcacggctgacatccgcggggacttgatctttgatggatttgagccacagccaagcgcgccactGTCACGACggacatgatttagctctgcggctggacagtaccctggaggccgcactcgagcccgctccgatcttcaattcggagccggctgcacagatcgaggacggagggctagacaccgcctcgggggctgcaacctctacggtgatagagccgaacactgaccttgtccctcacaaAGCTCGTGaccccaaggtgccggactccttgccggactccgaacctcccgcgccccctccaatcgaatccgattgggcgccggtcatggaattcaccgctgcagacatctttcaacactcacctttcggcgacatcttgagtttgctaaagtatctctcgctatcaggagagccctggccgtactgcggtcaggacggttgggatgcggacgacgaagaaattcaaagcccacccaccacccacttagtagccattgtcgacgatctaaccgacatgctagactacgactccgaagacatcgacggtatggacgacgatgccggagacgaccaagaaccagcgcctaccgggcactggaaagccacctcatcatatgacatatacatggtggttatcccaaaggatgggaatggcgaaggaacagcggaggatgacccctccaagaaacagcccaagcgccggcgtcagcggcgccgctctaaatcccgccacagcaagaatgaagattccggcaccggagacaataacaccccagacagtgccgaagacaacccactccagcaagattcagcataggaggacggagacgccagccctcatgagagagcggcagaagaagaggtagaggattatatgcctccctccggagacgaggcaagcctcgacgacgatgaattcgtcgtgcctgaggatcccgtcgaataagagtgttttaaacgcaggcttatggccacggcgaacagcctcaataaaaagcagcaacagcttagagctgatcaagatctgctagccgatagatggactgaagtcctcgcggccgaagagcatgagctcgaacgcccctccaaaagctaccctaaacgcaagctgctcccccgattagaggaggaggcgtatgaacctgcatcaccagcagacaatacggctgaccgaccaccccaagGTCACggcagagaggcctctaggcccttcactagaaccgtaccctggcatcgcttgaaaagcacaaggccacaggggaacgctccggacttgcgagatatattggaggataaggcaagacaatcaagatcgatctatggatcgcgtgggcgccccatgatatgtgacgacaaccgtcgcgccggacacagtaagtccggccgggccgaacaaaatagacaaatctcttttgagctccgtcgtgatatcgcccagtacagaggcgccgcacacccactatgcttcacagatgaagtaatggatcatcaaatccccga is from Triticum aestivum cultivar Chinese Spring chromosome 1B, IWGSC CS RefSeq v2.1, whole genome shotgun sequence and encodes:
- the LOC123136094 gene encoding very-long-chain (3R)-3-hydroxyacyl-CoA dehydratase 2, with translation MARPSRLYLLAYNSLQAIGWSVALLRLLPCLAPPVSVRPAYAAAGDLICFLQTCAVLETVHAAVGLVPTSPFLAFLQWGGRTHFILALLRQIPEVQGSLSVFITFMAWSISEVIRYSHYALTTLKVCPAWMTYLRYTAFIPLYPIGVGPGEMWTMYQALPFVKERDLYSGFFAKFSMSYHSFLVGVLLCYPLLWLKLYLHVFKQRKSKLGKAGMKKRA